The genomic region TTGGGAAAGCGACCAGCGGAAGCTCTTTCCAAAGTCCATTTGCAACACTTTGCCCCAGCCCAAAAGATAGAGCGGATCAGCCCGGTAAACACGCCCAGATTATTTTTGCATTTGACTATTTATTTATTTTTTATTTGGGAATTGCTACATCTCATTTATTCACCTCGTAAAATTTCTAAGGGTGTTTTGTTGATGATTTCGCGGCTGTTGCTAAGGCCGATCAATACGGTGATAGTTGTGATGCTGAGGTATGTGATGAGCAGCGGTAGAAAAGTGGGGGCGAAAATGGCTTTGAAACTGTACCAGGACAAAAACCAGGTGGAGACAAGGGCAATGAAAATTCCGCTGAGACTTGCCAGGCTACCCAGAAAGAAATATTCCAGCGCATTGATGCTCAAAATCTGGAATTGGCTAGCACCTAAGGTACGGAGCAAAACACTTTCCCAAAGCCGCTGGTATTTGCTCAATAGTACCGAGCCGATCAATACGATGAGTCCGGTGAAAATGCTGAGAAATGCCATAAACTGAATGACGAAGGATACCCTGCCCAGCAATTGATCGACTGTGCTGAGCACGAGTTTCAGGTCGATGATGGAGATATTGGGAAAGCGCTGCACGACTGCTCTTTGGTAGAGGGCAGATTGGGGAATGGAATCGTAGCGGGTGAGCAAAACGTGAAACTTGGGGGCCTTTTCTAAAACGCCCGATGGAAATACCACCATGAAATTGGTTTGCATGCGCTGCCAGTCTATTTTTCGGATACTGCCTACGTAGGTCTGGATGATGGCGCCCTGTACATTAAAGGCAATGGGGTCGCCCACCTCTGCCAGCATATCTTCTGCAATATTTTCCGCCAAGGAAACAAAAATACTATCACCCGGATTTTCAAGTTTGCCCTGCCATTCGCCCTGCACTATTGATTCCGATTCGCTGAGGGAATCTCGATAAGTAACCCTGTATTCCCGATCCAGTGTCCATTTTTTTACCTTAATGGTACTGTCGGCTTTAATTTCCTTTGGTGTCATTCCGCGCAGGCTGTGCAAGCGAATGTTCACGATCGGTACTTTTTGCAATACGGGCAATCCCAAGCTGTCGGTCATTTCATGCAGTGCTTCTTTTTGATCGTCCTGCACATCGAACAATACCATATTGGGCTGGTTTTTTGCCTTGGAGGAAAATTTGATTTTTTCCAGCAGTAGGCCTTGACTTAAGAACAATGTAGTAATCAATGCCGTACCCAGGCCAATACTCACTATCAGTACCAGTGTTTGGTTATTGGGGCGGTACAAATTGGACAGGCTCTGCCTCAAAACCATAGAACTTTGGCGCGGAAAATACCTGCGCAATAGCCACATTACGATGCGAGCCAAAGCTGTCAATATGCCAAAGGAAAGCAGCAGACCCAGCGTGAAAAAGAGGGCGCGCAACAGATTTCCCAATTGGAAATAAGAAAATGCATAAATCAGCAGGATGAGCAAAGCATAGACCCAATAGACATTTTTGTCTTGCTCATTGTTTTCATAAGAAGCGCGCAAGACTTTTAGTGGAGAGATTTTGCGGATATTCAACAGGGAAGTCAATGCGAAAAGTACGGCAATGAACAAGCCCAAAACAATTCCCTGAAAAATGGAAATCCAACTGATGCTTAAATTGACTTCGAAAGGCAAAAAGCTTTCAAACAATTGGGGCAAAATAAACTGAATGGAACTGCCCAGTATTGCGCCCAAAGCAGCGCCTACAAAACTCATGGCGGAAATTTGCAAGAGATAAATCCACAGACTTTGATTGCCCGTTGCTCCCAAGCAGCGCAGTACTGCAATGGAATTGACTTTTGATTTGATATAAATATGCGCTGAGCTGGCCACGCCAATACATCCCAGAAGTAGTGCGACAAAAGCAGTGAGATTGAGAAAACCAGATAAATTGGAATAGGCTTCTCCCAATTCCCTTTTGCGTTCTTCGACATCATCGAAACCAATATCGAGTGCCTTTAATCTTGGCTTGATCAAATTCTCAAAAACTGCAGGATCAAAATCATCGGGATATTTTACGTAAGCACGGTAATTGATTCGGCTGCCTTTTTGCAAAAGCCCTGTTTCCGGAATTTGATGGTAGGGAATAAAAACCGGAGGTGCCACGCCCGAGCGAATGGCCGATTGACCGGGAATGCTCAAAATACTTCCATCGATAATAAAGGGCGAATTGCCAATGCGCACGGTATCTCCAATAGAGGCCTTAAATTGCAAGAGCAGACTTTTATCTATGAGGGAACTGCCTTTTTTATTGATTTTTTTGGCAGCGGATTCTGGCTCGGTAAGCAGAGTGCCGTAAAAGGGATAATCGCCTTCTACGCCCCTTACTTCCACCAATCTGGTTTCCCCACTGGATTGAAAATAGACCATGGAGGCGAAGCTGATTTCACGGATTTGCTCCAGTTCCAATGAGTCCAGCATAGCGTAAACCTCGCTGGGAATGGGCTGTCTGCTTTTGACCTCTAAATCAGCTCCCAGCAGGCTTTTCGCTTCTTTGTCTATTTGACTTTTTAAATTGACGGCAAATGAATTGATGGCCACCAAAGCGGCAATGCCCAGCAATATACTACTGGTAAAAAGCGCAAGCCTTCCCTTGTTTTTCCGGCTGTCGCGCCATGCCATTTTTATCAGCCACTGCCAATTCATAGGTTAAGTTGATGCTTTAAATCTACATTGAATGCAAAAGGAAGGAAGTTATTAAGACGATTGATATTGTTAATTTTTTTTGCAAAAAATAAAAAGAATAGACTTCATTTTTTAAGCGGTAGGATTATTTGAGTTTTCACGTTTTGGTGGTTTTTCTTGTATGGAGACTCCTTGCAAGTCAGACAAATCCTTTAACCACTTTTTTTTATTGGAAAAGTATCCAATACTTGACTTATCGCGAATCTTGCGAACCATTTTAACGGCATCAAAATCTTTATTCTTCATTTCTTTAAAATTTCTCTTGGGCTTCGTATTTCAATAGGTAAATAAGCATTTTTTAATTCCTTATCAAAGTAACTCCCGAAAACAGATGTATCAACATAAACTTTCATAATTACAAATATAGTCAATAGAAGAATAGGCTAAATCTAAGCTTCATAAATTTCACCTCTTTTCATCGTCAAAATGCGATTTGTTTTTTTAGCCAATGCCATATCGTGCGTAACAATGACCAGCGTGGTATTATTGGCTCTGTTCAGTTCAAAAATCAGGGATTCAATAGTCGCTCCAGTTTCTTCATCTAAATTTCCGGTAGGTTCATCGGCAAATAAAATTGTGGGGTTATTGGAAAAAGCTCGGGCAATGGAAACACGCTGCTGTTCTCCGCCCGAAAGCTGTGTGGGATAGTGGTTGGCACGATCTCCCAATCCTACCTTATCCAGTAAAGCCAATGCTTTTTCCTGCGCCTGTTTTTCACCTTTCAGCTCCATAGGAATCATCACATTTTCCAGCGCGGTAAGCCCGGGCATTAAATTGAAATTTTGAAAAATAAAACCTACATGTTGGTTGCGGACCATCGCACGCTCGTCTTCATTTAATCCGTTCAGTGAAATGCCATTGAGTTCTACCGATCCAGAGCTGGCGTGATCCAATCCGGCACAGAGGCCAAGCAGGGTTGTTTTTCCACTGCCAGAAGTGCCCACTATGGCAATGGAATCCCCGGCTGCTACCTCAAAATTTACATTATCCAAAACCTTGAGTTCTTTTGAGCCGGAAATAAAGATTTTGCTTAGATTTTTTACGTTGAGTACGTTTGCTTCTATCATTATTGTAAGTGAATAGCTATTTTGGAAATTTATTTTTTAAAAAAGGAATGAAGCTTACATTTTGTAATTTCAGGCATTCTCAAATTGTAATGCAATTTACAAACTTAGACTTGCTTAAAATGTTTTGAGTTTAAATAATCAAATCACATGATTTCAAATAAAATAACATTTCCCCTTTTAATTTTAGCTTTTGCTTTTTTGTTGGCTTGCAATCAAAACAACTCCCAAAAGGAA from Chitinophagales bacterium harbors:
- a CDS encoding FtsX-like permease family protein, with translation MNWQWLIKMAWRDSRKNKGRLALFTSSILLGIAALVAINSFAVNLKSQIDKEAKSLLGADLEVKSRQPIPSEVYAMLDSLELEQIREISFASMVYFQSSGETRLVEVRGVEGDYPFYGTLLTEPESAAKKINKKGSSLIDKSLLLQFKASIGDTVRIGNSPFIIDGSILSIPGQSAIRSGVAPPVFIPYHQIPETGLLQKGSRINYRAYVKYPDDFDPAVFENLIKPRLKALDIGFDDVEERKRELGEAYSNLSGFLNLTAFVALLLGCIGVASSAHIYIKSKVNSIAVLRCLGATGNQSLWIYLLQISAMSFVGAALGAILGSSIQFILPQLFESFLPFEVNLSISWISIFQGIVLGLFIAVLFALTSLLNIRKISPLKVLRASYENNEQDKNVYWVYALLILLIYAFSYFQLGNLLRALFFTLGLLLSFGILTALARIVMWLLRRYFPRQSSMVLRQSLSNLYRPNNQTLVLIVSIGLGTALITTLFLSQGLLLEKIKFSSKAKNQPNMVLFDVQDDQKEALHEMTDSLGLPVLQKVPIVNIRLHSLRGMTPKEIKADSTIKVKKWTLDREYRVTYRDSLSESESIVQGEWQGKLENPGDSIFVSLAENIAEDMLAEVGDPIAFNVQGAIIQTYVGSIRKIDWQRMQTNFMVVFPSGVLEKAPKFHVLLTRYDSIPQSALYQRAVVQRFPNISIIDLKLVLSTVDQLLGRVSFVIQFMAFLSIFTGLIVLIGSVLLSKYQRLWESVLLRTLGASQFQILSINALEYFFLGSLASLSGIFIALVSTWFLSWYSFKAIFAPTFLPLLITYLSITTITVLIGLSNSREIINKTPLEILRGE
- a CDS encoding ABC transporter ATP-binding protein, translated to MIEANVLNVKNLSKIFISGSKELKVLDNVNFEVAAGDSIAIVGTSGSGKTTLLGLCAGLDHASSGSVELNGISLNGLNEDERAMVRNQHVGFIFQNFNLMPGLTALENVMIPMELKGEKQAQEKALALLDKVGLGDRANHYPTQLSGGEQQRVSIARAFSNNPTILFADEPTGNLDEETGATIESLIFELNRANNTTLVIVTHDMALAKKTNRILTMKRGEIYEA